CGCCTTCACTTCATTTAGGTAATTACATTTCAATAAATCTTTTACAGCGTCTTCAAAATTTTGGGATTAAAGTTCTTGCTGTTGTCGGAGGGGCCACTGGAATGATTGGCGATCCGTCATTTAAACCTAATGAGCGAAAATTACTTGACTTTGAAAGTGTCAAAAATAACACTGAAAAAATAAAAAATCAATTAAAATCGTTTAATTTACCTGTTTTTGATAATTTTGAAATTTATAAAGATATGAATATTTTAACCTTTTTGCGTGATATTGGTAAAAATATTAATATTGCTTATTTGTTGGCTAAAGATTCTGTTTCTTCTCGGATCGAATCTGGACTTTCATATACAGAATTTTCTTATCAGTTAATTCAAGGGTGAGATTTTAAATTTTTAGCCCAAAATCACGACATAATTGCCCAATCAGGAGGATCTGATCAATGAGGTAACATGGTGACTGGCCTTGATTTTATTAAAAAATCAAACTTAAAAAATAAGGATAAGACCTTTGTTTTTACAACAAATTTGCTTACTGATGAAAATAATGAAAAATTTGGCAAAAGTCTTGGAAAACCGATTTGGCTTGACAAAAATATGTATTCACCTTTTAATTTATATCAATTTTTGTTGAATCAAAGTGATTCACAGGCCGAAAAAATTATGCTCTGACTGTCATTTTTAGATCTGGATTCAATTAGGCAATTAATTTCTTTGCACAATCAAAATAAAAAAGATCGAATTTTGCAAAAAGAATTGGCAAAAGAGGTTGTTTTTAACATTCACGGCCAAGAAGGGCTTGAAATTGCAGAAAAAATAACCCAAATTTTATTTAATAAAATAAATTATTTTGAAATAACTTTTAATGATAAGTTAGAACTAAAAAAAATTTTGCCCTATTTCAGTGCAAAATTTTTTGACCAAAACAGCCTAATTGAATTAGGCATTTTTAGCTCAAAACGTGAATTAAATGAATTTATTTCACATAAAGCTCTCGAAATTAACGGCATAAAAATTGAATCTTCTTCTGAAATTAATACTAGTTTAGCTGATCAAAATAACCTCTTTTTAATTAAAAAAGGCAAGAAACAATTCTTTATTTTCGAGCTAATTTAAATAAAACTACAAAAAATATTTTATAATATTATAATAAAACTTGATTTACATAAGGGAAATATGGAAGTTGACAGTGTTCGTGAAGATCTAAAAAAATGACAAAATAAATTGCTTGATGTTTCCAAAAGAAATCGATTAATCAATTTTAATTTAAACATCCCAACAAAAACAAGGCCAATAAAACTCGGAATTTTATTGCCTAATTTTAATGATTTTCTTGATAATGTTGTCGAGGCTAGAGCAAAAATATTTTTTCGTTATCCCGAAAAAAAAGCTAAAAAGCAGTCAACTTCAAAATCTAAAAATTTTACACCTCTAACGCTAGAAGAAATTCAAAATGAATTAATAAACACTAAAAACATCTCAAATTTGATAATATCAGACTTTCCCGTTGAGCAAGAGAATTTAATTATCAAAAATTTGTACTCAAAATCCAAAAATTTTAAAGAAGAAAAAGCGATAAATATTCTTTATCTTGGTATTGGATTTTTAAAATGATTTGAAAAGGATGATGAAAAAACCCCTTATTATAGTCCTATTTTTTTATTTCCTGCCCAACTTAGTCGAATGTTAGAGCAAGGAAAAGAGAAATATTGACTTGAATTTCTTGATAATTCATCTTTAAGCATAAATTTAACTCTTCTTAAAAAACTGCAAATTTTAAACTTAGACAGCCAGTTATCTAAATTTAAAATTGATACAACACTATCAATTAGGGAAAATTTTCTAAATTTTGAAAAATTATTTCACAAAAATAACACTAATTCAAATTGAGAAATAATTCGCTCAATTCAATTGAGCCTTTTTGATTATAGTAAAATTGAGATTTACACTGACTTAGTTGAAAATGAAGAAAAAATAATTAATAATCCTTTTTATAATGAAATAATTGGAAATTCTACCCCCAAACCAAATAATTCTGTCGCCCCTATCGGTGAAAATAATCAAGATACTGTCGTCGGTTCTAGCTCTAATAATGATCTTACCCCGTCAGATTATTTTCATATTTTGCCGGCCGATTCATCTCAGGAAAAAGCAATTCAGGCCGCAATTCGTGGTGAAAATTTCATTCTTGATGGTCCACCTGGAACTGGAAAGTCCCAAACAATCACTAATATAATTAATGAATTTTTAGCAAGAAATAAAACAGTTTTGTTTGTTTCAGAAAAACTAGCCGCACTTAATGTTGTTTATTCAAACCTTAAAAAAATTGGACTTTCTGATTCAGTTATAGCAATTCACAACGAAAATATTAACAAAAAAGATGTAGTTGATAATCTTTTAAGCACGCTCGAAAAAGGGGCTAATTCAATATTACTGAATGCTTCAGAGTCTGCTTTAATTGAAAATAATTATATTGAACTACGTCAAAAACTGAATAATTACGGTGAAAAACTGACTCAAATTCGTCCTCCGTTACAAAAAAGTGTTTATGATTTAATTGCTGAATATCAAAATTTGATTGATATTCCAAATTTTGAATTTTCAATTTCAGAAGAAAAGCTAAAAAAAATTGACTATTTTGCCCTTCAAAAAATTGAATGACGTCTTGGTGATTTATTTCAGAAAATAAAAACTATCAACTTTAATTTAAAAAAACACCCTTGATATGGTTTTAGTCAAAAAACTATTGACGAATTCAAAAAAGACAAATTTAAAACATGAATTTTAAGCTTGACAA
The DNA window shown above is from Mesomycoplasma ovipneumoniae and carries:
- the tyrS gene encoding tyrosine--tRNA ligase, producing MSDKNKIDFLDELKQRGILKDITNPDRFLNLSSENGIYIGFDPTAPSLHLGNYISINLLQRLQNFGIKVLAVVGGATGMIGDPSFKPNERKLLDFESVKNNTEKIKNQLKSFNLPVFDNFEIYKDMNILTFLRDIGKNINIAYLLAKDSVSSRIESGLSYTEFSYQLIQGWDFKFLAQNHDIIAQSGGSDQWGNMVTGLDFIKKSNLKNKDKTFVFTTNLLTDENNEKFGKSLGKPIWLDKNMYSPFNLYQFLLNQSDSQAEKIMLWLSFLDLDSIRQLISLHNQNKKDRILQKELAKEVVFNIHGQEGLEIAEKITQILFNKINYFEITFNDKLELKKILPYFSAKFFDQNSLIELGIFSSKRELNEFISHKALEINGIKIESSSEINTSLADQNNLFLIKKGKKQFFIFELI